From Streptomyces asiaticus, one genomic window encodes:
- a CDS encoding tripartite tricarboxylate transporter permease — protein MDVLNDLMGGFGSAFSPLHLLLAFAGCTLGSLVGVLPGLGPATTVALLLPLTFVFDPTGALVLFAGIYYGGMYGGSTTAILLNVPGETASVPTTLEGHPMARSGRAGAALATAAIGSFVAGTISTVGITFAGPAMAQIAEKIQPAEYFAVMVLAFATVTAVVADAPARGLCSLFLGLAIGLVGIDSLTGQARYTFGVPELYDGVQIVAVAVGLFAIGEALYTAARMRRAPEEQMLPVGGRIGMSPEDWRRSWKPWLRGTAIGLPIGALPAGGAEIPTFLSYNVEKRLSRHKKEFGKGAIEGVAGPEAANNAAFSGVLMPLLTLGIPTSATAGVLLIAFQMYNVQPGPQLFETQSALVWTLIASLYIGNVMLLVLNLPLIPLWVKLLRLPRPLLTAGILVFAALGVYALSQNAVDLGIAVLFGLLGFGMRRTGYPVAPLILGAVLGPMAETQFRRAMAFSEGDWTIFFTRPLSAAILFLSLIALAGPMAARALRRNREREPEPVG, from the coding sequence ATGGATGTCCTCAACGACCTCATGGGCGGTTTCGGCAGCGCGTTCAGCCCTCTGCACCTGCTGCTGGCGTTCGCGGGCTGCACGCTCGGCTCGCTGGTCGGCGTGCTGCCCGGCCTGGGCCCCGCCACCACGGTGGCGCTGCTGCTCCCGCTCACCTTCGTCTTCGACCCCACCGGCGCGCTGGTGCTCTTCGCGGGCATCTACTACGGCGGGATGTACGGCGGCTCCACCACGGCCATCCTGCTGAACGTGCCCGGGGAGACGGCGTCGGTCCCCACCACCCTGGAGGGCCATCCGATGGCCCGCTCCGGGCGCGCCGGGGCCGCGCTCGCCACGGCCGCCATCGGCTCGTTCGTGGCGGGCACGATCTCCACCGTCGGGATCACCTTCGCGGGCCCGGCCATGGCGCAGATCGCCGAGAAGATCCAGCCCGCGGAGTACTTCGCGGTGATGGTCCTCGCCTTCGCCACGGTCACCGCGGTCGTGGCCGACGCCCCCGCGCGCGGGCTGTGCAGCCTCTTCCTGGGCCTGGCCATCGGGCTCGTCGGCATCGACAGCCTGACCGGCCAGGCGCGCTACACCTTCGGGGTGCCGGAGCTGTACGACGGCGTCCAGATCGTGGCCGTCGCCGTCGGCCTCTTCGCGATCGGGGAGGCGCTCTACACCGCGGCCCGGATGCGACGGGCGCCCGAGGAGCAGATGCTCCCGGTGGGCGGCAGGATCGGGATGAGCCCGGAGGACTGGCGCCGGTCCTGGAAGCCGTGGCTGCGGGGTACGGCGATCGGGCTGCCGATCGGCGCCCTGCCCGCGGGCGGTGCGGAGATCCCCACGTTCCTCAGCTACAACGTGGAGAAGCGGCTGTCCCGGCACAAGAAGGAGTTCGGCAAGGGCGCCATCGAGGGCGTGGCCGGCCCCGAGGCCGCCAACAACGCCGCGTTCTCCGGAGTGCTGATGCCCCTGCTGACGCTGGGCATCCCCACCTCGGCGACGGCCGGTGTGCTGCTGATCGCGTTCCAGATGTACAACGTGCAGCCCGGCCCGCAGCTGTTCGAGACCCAGTCGGCGCTGGTCTGGACGCTGATCGCCAGCCTCTACATCGGCAATGTGATGCTGCTGGTGCTCAACCTGCCGCTGATCCCGCTGTGGGTGAAGCTCCTCCGGCTGCCCCGCCCGCTCCTCACCGCGGGCATCCTGGTCTTCGCCGCCCTGGGGGTGTACGCCCTCTCCCAGAACGCGGTCGACCTCGGCATCGCTGTGCTCTTCGGCCTCCTGGGCTTCGGCATGCGCCGCACCGGCTATCCCGTCGCCCCACTGATCCTGGGCGCCGTACTGGGCCCGATGGCGGAAACCCAGTTCCGCCGTGCGATGGCCTTCAGCGAGGGCGACTGGACGATCTTCTTCACCCGCCCGCTCTCCGCGGCGATCCTGTTCCTGTCCCTGATCGCCCTGGCCGGCCCGATGGCCGCCCGAGCGCTGCGCCGGAACCGGGAACGCGAGCCGGAACCGGTGGGCTGA
- the tgmC gene encoding ATP-grasp peptide maturase system methyltransferase — protein MREDDERLRVRLGDRLTEAGCLRTAPWRAAVKAVPRHEFLRGGFFEQVEGASPTAWRPVLPNGDGRWLERCYADESLVTQVAGTVVPGDLRGEIMRTPTSSSTMPSLVVRMLEELQAEDGHRVLEIGTGTGYSTALLCHRLGDGSVVSVEVDREVSGRAATSLSACGYRPNLVVGDGLAGHVDAAPYDRVIATCGVLTVPESWIAQTKPGGIVLATVGGWLYASELARLTVHGDGTASGRFLDGQISFMLARPHLPPPLGLLPDIGSGEERLTALGPDLLTSDWTTRFVAQLAAPRAQHITLSGEGRTHQILIDVQAGAWAVLTEADRGWRVRQGGPIRLWDAVEDHVARWCADGAPGLDRFEITVTPDEGQVIRWLGGRRSRG, from the coding sequence ATGAGGGAGGACGACGAACGGCTCCGGGTACGGCTCGGCGACCGCCTTACGGAGGCAGGCTGTCTGCGCACCGCCCCATGGCGGGCGGCGGTGAAGGCCGTCCCGCGTCACGAGTTTCTGCGGGGAGGGTTTTTCGAGCAGGTGGAAGGGGCCTCGCCGACCGCTTGGCGACCCGTCCTGCCGAACGGGGACGGCAGGTGGCTTGAGCGCTGCTATGCCGATGAATCCTTGGTCACCCAGGTCGCGGGCACGGTGGTGCCCGGAGATCTGCGGGGAGAGATCATGCGGACTCCCACCTCGTCCAGCACCATGCCGAGCCTCGTCGTGAGGATGCTGGAAGAGCTACAGGCCGAGGACGGACACCGCGTCCTGGAGATCGGCACCGGCACCGGCTACTCAACCGCCCTGCTGTGCCATCGGCTTGGCGACGGATCGGTGGTTTCGGTCGAGGTGGACCGTGAGGTGTCCGGGCGGGCTGCCACTTCCTTGTCCGCTTGCGGCTACCGGCCGAACCTTGTGGTCGGCGATGGACTGGCCGGGCACGTGGATGCCGCTCCGTACGACCGGGTGATCGCCACATGCGGGGTTCTGACCGTGCCGGAGAGCTGGATCGCTCAGACCAAGCCCGGCGGGATTGTGCTCGCCACGGTGGGCGGCTGGCTGTACGCCTCCGAGCTGGCCCGGCTCACCGTTCACGGCGATGGCACGGCGTCCGGCCGCTTCCTCGACGGACAGATCTCCTTCATGCTGGCTCGCCCGCACCTGCCCCCGCCGCTTGGTCTGCTCCCTGATATCGGCAGTGGCGAGGAGCGATTGACGGCGCTCGGCCCCGACCTGCTGACGTCGGACTGGACGACCCGGTTCGTCGCCCAGCTGGCGGCACCCCGCGCCCAGCACATCACCCTGTCCGGCGAGGGGCGGACGCACCAGATCCTCATCGACGTGCAGGCCGGAGCCTGGGCGGTACTGACGGAGGCCGACAGAGGCTGGAGGGTCCGGCAGGGTGGGCCCATCCGGCTATGGGACGCGGTGGAGGACCACGTCGCGCGCTGGTGCGCAGACGGCGCACCGGGGCTGGACCGCTTCGAGATCACCGTGACGCCGGACGAGGGGCAGGTCATCCGCTGGCTTGGCGGGCGGCGGTCGCGCGGCTGA
- the tgmA gene encoding putative ATP-grasp-modified RiPP, whose translation MFSHSDRFPTGTPLPSGAISLVPWGLRRMAPYPAFAPDYARAELDPVTQTTRYFNACGQAMEMPGHGTSTGTNPATNTGNPSDGAGPGGSGGGDQDTGNDSDQ comes from the coding sequence ATGTTCTCTCACTCCGACCGATTCCCCACCGGAACGCCCCTGCCCTCGGGAGCCATCAGTCTCGTCCCCTGGGGCTTACGACGCATGGCCCCCTATCCGGCCTTTGCCCCGGACTACGCCCGCGCGGAACTGGATCCGGTGACCCAGACGACCCGCTATTTCAACGCCTGCGGTCAGGCGATGGAGATGCCGGGCCATGGGACCAGCACGGGCACCAACCCGGCCACCAACACCGGCAACCCGTCGGACGGCGCCGGTCCGGGTGGTTCCGGCGGCGGTGACCAGGACACCGGGAACGACAGCGACCAGTGA
- a CDS encoding ATP-binding protein, producing MSVQPSNDTRPAATGRPAYSQSLPCEAESATRARRLVRAACTAWGLADLAEAGALIVSELVTNALAHSGSRCLRVTVSRPDARWVRVAVIDKSRAQPAQRTANADDESGRGLAIVEAISVRWGTDRLPWGKRVWADLRAPREAK from the coding sequence ATGTCCGTGCAGCCCTCGAATGACACGCGCCCCGCTGCGACCGGCCGACCTGCCTACAGTCAGTCGCTGCCGTGCGAGGCGGAGTCGGCGACACGGGCCCGGCGCCTGGTGCGTGCCGCGTGCACCGCATGGGGGCTGGCCGATCTCGCCGAGGCGGGAGCGCTGATCGTCTCCGAACTGGTCACCAACGCCCTCGCCCACAGCGGTAGCCGCTGTCTTCGCGTCACCGTCTCCCGTCCGGACGCGCGCTGGGTGCGGGTCGCCGTCATCGACAAGTCCCGCGCCCAGCCGGCGCAGCGCACGGCGAACGCCGACGATGAGAGCGGGCGGGGTCTGGCGATCGTCGAGGCCATCAGTGTCCGTTGGGGCACGGATCGGCTGCCCTGGGGGAAGCGCGTCTGGGCCGATTTACGCGCGCCCCGCGAAGCAAAGTGA
- a CDS encoding Tat pathway signal protein, with protein sequence MAEHKVTTTELVERLNSVIAEFTGSYGTCTERGVFRWLSGEIAWPHARQRVALERVTGRTPLQLGFQPRGRPTGPIPASPEEDPLYRRAFLTAATAAGASLAAPNAASPRRLGSADVDRLNGKLAALVAMDDRYGGTLDLERHAAALARETLSLQQRGTASSRIRSELYAVAAAFVTSAMWAAIDGRRLDVAQDHLNQAVTLAGLAGDPAVQFRVWGHASALYYQLGRHTDAMAASEVSRATAITRRDPLFASLALARLAVDHADSGDAKAALRTLGHAQEAFDRADESLQRPAWMRFFDQAELDNLATFAYLSLGQWPEAEQRAHQCLTGLRPELERNRALAHANLALAQLGQGDIEPAVATAQAVPAEMARQGRVRKLLGDFTYRLNALASDTREARAWLDHRTAIA encoded by the coding sequence ATGGCCGAGCACAAGGTCACCACCACCGAGCTTGTCGAGCGGCTGAATTCCGTCATCGCCGAATTCACGGGCTCGTACGGCACCTGCACCGAACGCGGCGTCTTCCGCTGGCTCTCGGGCGAGATCGCCTGGCCCCACGCGCGCCAGCGAGTCGCCCTGGAGAGGGTCACCGGCCGAACGCCCTTGCAGTTAGGGTTCCAACCGAGGGGCCGACCAACTGGCCCGATTCCTGCCTCTCCTGAGGAGGATCCCTTGTACCGACGTGCCTTCCTTACGGCTGCCACTGCCGCCGGTGCGTCTTTGGCCGCACCCAACGCCGCGTCTCCGCGTCGTTTGGGGTCTGCCGACGTAGACCGTCTGAACGGCAAGCTCGCCGCCTTGGTAGCCATGGATGACCGCTACGGCGGCACGCTGGACCTTGAGCGACACGCGGCCGCCCTCGCCCGGGAAACCCTGAGCCTTCAGCAGCGCGGTACCGCCTCAAGCCGCATCCGATCTGAGCTGTACGCTGTCGCCGCCGCGTTCGTGACCAGCGCCATGTGGGCCGCCATCGACGGCCGCCGCTTGGACGTCGCCCAGGACCATCTGAATCAGGCCGTGACATTGGCCGGGCTGGCAGGCGACCCAGCCGTGCAGTTCAGGGTTTGGGGTCATGCCAGCGCGTTGTACTACCAGCTTGGTCGTCACACCGACGCCATGGCCGCTTCCGAGGTCTCACGCGCCACGGCGATCACCCGTCGGGATCCCTTGTTCGCCTCGCTCGCGCTGGCGCGTCTCGCGGTTGACCATGCCGACTCCGGCGATGCGAAGGCTGCCTTACGCACCCTCGGCCACGCACAGGAAGCGTTCGACCGCGCCGATGAATCCCTCCAGCGGCCTGCGTGGATGCGCTTCTTCGATCAAGCCGAACTCGACAATCTGGCGACGTTCGCGTACCTCAGTCTCGGCCAGTGGCCGGAGGCGGAACAACGTGCTCACCAGTGTCTCACCGGGTTGCGGCCCGAGCTGGAGCGCAACCGTGCCCTGGCCCACGCCAATCTCGCCCTCGCGCAGCTTGGCCAGGGCGACATCGAACCGGCGGTGGCTACCGCCCAGGCGGTCCCTGCGGAAATGGCCCGGCAAGGACGCGTCCGCAAACTCCTGGGCGATTTCACATACCGGCTGAATGCCTTGGCATCAGACACCCGCGAAGCCCGCGCTTGGCTCGACCATAGGACGGCGATCGCATGA
- a CDS encoding GNAT family N-acetyltransferase produces MTDTNSISFRHVTDVEKVRQLLLDIHVEVRGDFGMLNRPFYAVDRFDERLSAYASRPGWEVIVAKEAGDPVGYVFATPLGPNTAWWEDMEPPLPEDYTQETGDRTLALNEILVRAPWRGTGVARRLHEELLAGREEQRVTLLVNPQTANGRLKAVYESWGYRQIGTQQPFPDSPVFAAMMRDPIRP; encoded by the coding sequence ATGACCGACACCAACTCCATCAGTTTCCGCCACGTAACCGACGTGGAGAAGGTGCGTCAGCTCCTGCTTGATATTCACGTCGAGGTACGGGGGGACTTCGGCATGTTGAATCGGCCCTTCTACGCCGTCGATCGCTTCGACGAACGCTTGAGCGCCTATGCCTCCCGTCCCGGCTGGGAAGTAATTGTCGCCAAGGAAGCAGGCGATCCGGTGGGCTATGTCTTCGCAACCCCACTCGGCCCCAACACCGCGTGGTGGGAGGACATGGAGCCGCCTCTGCCGGAGGACTACACCCAGGAGACGGGTGACCGGACTCTGGCCCTGAACGAAATCCTCGTCCGAGCCCCCTGGCGGGGAACCGGCGTTGCCCGTCGGCTCCATGAGGAACTCCTTGCCGGACGCGAAGAACAACGGGTCACGCTCCTGGTCAACCCGCAGACTGCGAACGGTCGCCTGAAAGCCGTCTACGAGTCCTGGGGATACCGCCAGATCGGGACGCAGCAACCGTTCCCCGACTCTCCGGTGTTCGCCGCCATGATGCGCGACCCGATCCGCCCCTGA
- a CDS encoding class II aldolase/adducin family protein, with translation MPASPRPADQAPLDEEWRLRRELAAVYRLVAHFRMTDLIFTHISARVPGPEHHFLINPYGLLFEEITASNLVKVDLSGRPVEDTPHPVNPAGFVIHSAIHAARPDAHCVLHTHTRAGCAVAAQEDGLLPLNQISMEFYGRVGYHDYEGVALNLAEQRRLVADLAGHPALILRNHGLLTVGETPGEAFLRMYYLDKACEIQTTAMAGGAKLTTPHPDICELTARQLSGEDHGSDFADDQAYTLAWSALLRLAERVAPDYRD, from the coding sequence GTGCCCGCTTCACCCCGCCCCGCCGACCAGGCGCCCCTCGACGAGGAATGGCGGCTGCGCCGCGAGCTCGCCGCCGTCTACCGCCTGGTGGCCCACTTCCGGATGACCGACCTGATCTTCACCCATATCTCCGCCCGCGTCCCCGGGCCCGAGCACCACTTCCTGATCAACCCCTACGGCCTGCTCTTCGAGGAGATCACCGCGTCGAACCTGGTCAAGGTCGACCTCTCCGGCCGCCCCGTCGAGGACACCCCGCACCCCGTCAACCCCGCCGGATTCGTCATCCACAGCGCCATTCACGCCGCCCGCCCCGACGCCCACTGCGTTCTGCACACCCACACCAGGGCGGGCTGCGCCGTCGCCGCGCAGGAGGACGGCCTGCTCCCGCTCAACCAGATCTCCATGGAGTTCTACGGCAGGGTCGGCTACCACGACTACGAGGGCGTCGCCCTCAACCTCGCCGAACAGCGCCGCCTCGTCGCCGACCTCGCCGGCCACCCCGCGCTGATCCTGCGCAACCACGGTCTGCTGACCGTCGGCGAGACCCCGGGCGAGGCGTTCCTGCGGATGTACTACCTGGACAAGGCGTGCGAGATCCAGACCACGGCCATGGCGGGCGGCGCGAAGCTCACCACGCCCCACCCGGACATCTGCGAGCTCACCGCCCGCCAGCTGTCGGGCGAGGACCACGGCTCCGACTTCGCCGACGATCAGGCGTACACCCTCGCCTGGTCCGCTCTCCTCCGCCTGGCGGAGCGCGTCGCGCCCGACTACCGGGACTGA
- a CDS encoding superoxide dismutase, with protein sequence MAIYTLPELPYDYSELAPVISPEIIELHHDKHHAAYVKGANDTMEQLAEARDKDQWGSINGLEKNLAFHLSGHILHSIYWHNMTGDGGGEPLEKDGVGELADAIAEHFGSFAGFKAQLSKAAATTQGSGWGVLAYEPVSGRLVVEQVYDHQGNVGQGSVPILVFDAWEHAFYLQYKNQKVDFIEAMWKVVNWQDVARRYTAAKERANNLLLAP encoded by the coding sequence ATGGCCATCTACACACTTCCTGAACTTCCGTATGACTACTCGGAGCTGGCACCGGTCATCAGCCCCGAGATCATCGAGTTGCACCACGACAAGCACCACGCCGCGTACGTCAAGGGCGCGAACGACACGATGGAGCAGCTCGCGGAGGCGCGGGACAAGGATCAGTGGGGCTCGATCAACGGGCTCGAGAAGAACTTGGCCTTCCATCTGTCCGGCCACATCCTGCACAGCATCTACTGGCACAACATGACCGGTGACGGCGGCGGCGAGCCGCTGGAGAAGGACGGGGTCGGCGAGCTGGCCGACGCCATCGCCGAGCACTTCGGCTCCTTCGCGGGCTTCAAGGCCCAGCTGTCCAAGGCAGCCGCCACCACCCAGGGCTCGGGCTGGGGCGTGCTGGCGTACGAGCCGGTCAGCGGGCGGCTGGTGGTCGAGCAGGTCTACGACCACCAGGGGAACGTGGGGCAGGGCTCGGTGCCGATCCTGGTCTTCGACGCCTGGGAGCACGCCTTCTACCTCCAGTACAAGAACCAGAAGGTGGACTTCATCGAGGCGATGTGGAAGGTCGTCAACTGGCAGGATGTGGCGCGCCGTTACACGGCCGCCAAGGAGCGCGCCAACAACCTGCTGCTCGCCCCGTAA
- a CDS encoding amino acid permease — translation MNRTSASSTPSGAAEATGTGAGATPPLSHGLKQRHLSMIALGGVIGAGLFVGSGAGIAAAGPSIVVAYAVSGLLVMLVMRMLGEMSAANPASGSFSVHAERAIGPWAGFTVGWMFWILLCVGIAAEAIGAAGIMVQWFPGSESWMWVALFMAMFCGTNLAAVSNFGEFEFWFAALKIAAITIFLVLGVLAILGVLPGTDAPGGAHLSGDGGFLPNGVNGLVVGLLASVFAYGGLETVTIAAAESENPVKSVAGAVRTAMWRIALFYVGSMLVVVTLIPWNDKSVVEHGPYVAVLNHLDIPAAGDIMNVIVLIALLSAMNANIYGASRMSYSLVTRGEGPAFLGRVTGGVPRLTVLASSFFGFVAVLLSYWWPDTIFKWLLNMVGAAVLVVWGFIAAAQLRMRSRLQREAPEKLVVKMWLFPYLTWVALAATVGVLLLMLREADTRSQLYATAVMAIALAIIGFVRQRVAAERS, via the coding sequence ATGAACCGGACATCCGCGTCCTCGACGCCATCCGGCGCCGCCGAGGCGACCGGCACGGGCGCTGGCGCCACGCCGCCGCTCTCCCACGGCCTCAAACAGCGCCATCTGTCGATGATCGCCCTCGGTGGCGTGATCGGCGCGGGGCTGTTCGTCGGCTCAGGCGCCGGAATCGCCGCCGCCGGTCCGTCGATCGTGGTGGCCTACGCGGTGTCCGGGCTGCTGGTGATGCTCGTGATGCGGATGCTCGGCGAGATGTCGGCGGCCAACCCGGCCTCCGGCTCGTTCTCCGTGCACGCCGAGCGGGCGATCGGGCCCTGGGCGGGGTTCACGGTGGGCTGGATGTTCTGGATCCTGCTGTGCGTGGGCATCGCCGCGGAGGCGATCGGCGCGGCCGGGATCATGGTCCAGTGGTTCCCGGGCAGCGAATCCTGGATGTGGGTCGCCCTCTTCATGGCGATGTTCTGCGGCACGAACCTCGCGGCGGTCAGCAATTTCGGCGAGTTCGAGTTCTGGTTCGCCGCGCTGAAGATCGCCGCGATCACGATCTTCCTCGTCCTGGGCGTGCTCGCGATCCTCGGCGTCCTCCCGGGCACCGACGCCCCGGGCGGCGCCCATCTCAGCGGTGACGGCGGCTTCCTGCCCAACGGGGTGAACGGCCTGGTCGTCGGCCTGCTGGCCTCCGTCTTCGCGTACGGCGGCCTGGAGACGGTGACGATCGCGGCGGCCGAGTCCGAGAACCCGGTCAAGAGCGTCGCGGGCGCGGTGCGCACCGCGATGTGGCGCATCGCCCTCTTCTACGTCGGCTCGATGCTGGTCGTGGTCACGCTCATCCCGTGGAACGACAAGTCCGTGGTCGAGCACGGCCCGTACGTGGCCGTGCTCAACCACCTCGACATCCCCGCGGCCGGCGACATCATGAACGTGATCGTGCTGATCGCGCTGCTCTCCGCGATGAACGCCAACATCTACGGCGCCTCCCGGATGTCCTACTCCCTGGTCACCCGCGGCGAGGGCCCCGCCTTCCTGGGCCGGGTCACCGGCGGCGTGCCCCGCCTCACCGTGCTCGCCTCCTCCTTCTTCGGCTTCGTCGCGGTGCTGCTCAGCTACTGGTGGCCGGACACCATCTTCAAGTGGCTGCTCAACATGGTCGGCGCCGCGGTGCTCGTGGTCTGGGGCTTCATCGCCGCCGCCCAGCTGCGGATGCGGAGCCGCTTGCAGCGGGAGGCCCCGGAGAAGCTCGTCGTGAAGATGTGGCTCTTCCCGTATCTGACCTGGGTCGCACTGGCCGCCACGGTCGGGGTGCTGCTGCTGATGCTGCGCGAGGCCGACACCCGCAGCCAGCTGTACGCCACGGCGGTGATGGCGATCGCCCTCGCGATCATCGGTTTTGTGCGGCAGCGGGTGGCGGCGGAGCGGAGCTGA
- a CDS encoding biotin transporter BioY, whose amino-acid sequence MSTVSAAATPGTVLADAVFPARRVLARDTALIIGGAVLTGLAAQISVPVPGSPVPVTGQTFAALLVGTSLGARRGFLSLALYTLVGMAGVPWFAEGSSGAAMPSFGYVLGMLLAATVVGALARRGGDRGVLRTAGTMAVGSAVTYAVGVPYLALATHISLSEAIAAGLTPFLIGDALKAALAMGALPAAWKLVGRRG is encoded by the coding sequence ATGAGCACGGTTTCTGCCGCCGCCACACCCGGTACGGTCCTCGCGGACGCGGTCTTTCCCGCCCGGCGCGTCCTGGCCCGCGACACCGCTCTGATCATCGGGGGCGCCGTGCTCACCGGCCTCGCGGCCCAGATCTCGGTGCCCGTCCCCGGCTCGCCGGTGCCGGTGACCGGCCAGACCTTCGCCGCCCTGCTGGTGGGCACCTCGCTGGGCGCCCGGCGCGGCTTCCTGTCGCTGGCGCTGTACACCCTGGTCGGCATGGCGGGCGTGCCGTGGTTCGCCGAGGGCAGCTCCGGTGCCGCCATGCCGTCGTTCGGCTATGTGCTCGGCATGCTGCTGGCGGCCACCGTGGTGGGCGCGCTCGCCCGGCGCGGCGGCGACCGCGGGGTGCTGCGCACCGCGGGCACCATGGCGGTCGGCTCGGCGGTCACCTACGCCGTGGGCGTCCCGTATCTGGCGCTGGCCACCCACATCTCCCTCAGCGAGGCGATCGCGGCCGGGCTCACCCCGTTCCTGATCGGTGACGCCCTGAAGGCCGCCCTGGCGATGGGCGCGCTGCCGGCCGCCTGGAAGCTGGTGGGCCGCCGCGGCTGA
- a CDS encoding mycothiol-dependent nitroreductase Rv2466c family protein: MTETAKTPADFWFDPLCPWAWMTSRWMLEVEKVRPVEVRWHVMSLAVLNEPKLDELPEEYRELLKTAWGPVRVCIAAEQKHGSEVLGALYTALGTRFHNQGLEKNRETIVAALEEAGLPAELADFADSDAYDTELRASHKEGIDLVGQDVGTPVIAVPGADGEQIAFFGPVVTPAPKGEAAAKLWDGTLMVASTPGFYEIKRTRTVGPIFD, from the coding sequence GTGACCGAGACTGCCAAGACGCCCGCCGATTTCTGGTTCGATCCGCTGTGTCCCTGGGCCTGGATGACCTCGCGCTGGATGCTCGAGGTGGAGAAGGTGCGCCCGGTCGAGGTGCGTTGGCACGTCATGAGCCTGGCCGTGCTCAACGAGCCCAAGCTCGATGAGCTGCCCGAGGAGTACCGCGAGCTGCTGAAGACCGCCTGGGGCCCGGTCCGGGTGTGCATCGCCGCCGAGCAGAAGCACGGCAGCGAGGTCCTCGGCGCCCTCTACACCGCCCTCGGCACCCGCTTCCACAACCAGGGCCTGGAGAAGAACCGCGAGACGATCGTGGCCGCCCTCGAGGAGGCCGGTCTCCCCGCCGAGCTCGCCGACTTCGCCGACTCCGACGCGTACGACACCGAGCTGCGCGCCTCCCACAAGGAGGGCATCGACCTGGTCGGCCAGGACGTGGGCACCCCCGTGATCGCCGTCCCGGGCGCGGACGGGGAGCAGATCGCCTTCTTCGGCCCCGTGGTCACCCCGGCCCCCAAGGGCGAGGCCGCCGCCAAGCTCTGGGACGGCACCCTGATGGTCGCCTCGACCCCCGGCTTCTACGAGATCAAGCGGACCCGTACGGTCGGCCCGATCTTCGACTGA